In the genome of Streptomyces sp. NBC_00190, one region contains:
- a CDS encoding DUF6381 family protein → MSVSGESRGRSQQMRAKAQELNEAADRSQDAEERQRLRDKARRLMEQSQQESRMDDRGMDPM, encoded by the coding sequence ATGAGCGTTTCAGGCGAGTCCCGCGGCCGGTCCCAGCAGATGCGTGCCAAGGCCCAGGAGCTGAACGAGGCGGCCGACCGTTCGCAGGACGCGGAGGAGCGGCAGCGTCTGCGGGACAAGGCCCGCCGCCTCATGGAGCAGAGCCAGCAGGAGAGCCGGATGGACGACCGGGGAATGGACCCCATGTAG
- a CDS encoding SDR family oxidoreductase translates to MIIVTGATGKLGRRTIERLLERVPADRLGVSVRDPRKAQDLADRGVRVRQGSFDDPDSLMHAFEGAEQLLLVSLDRTGEECVSGHRAAVDAAVKAKVGRILYTSQMGAAHDSRFQACRDHARTEDLLRATGLPWTALRNGFYAASALQFLESARHTGDIALPADGPVAWTGHDDLAEATTAIILDEGRFDGPTPPLTGPAALDFDTVAEIASQTTGRPFTRSVVPDDAFREQVLAHGTPAPIADLMLSIFGAARDGEFSTVDSTLAELIGREPAAFRTQLERAWAE, encoded by the coding sequence ATGATCATCGTTACCGGAGCCACCGGAAAGCTCGGCCGCCGCACCATCGAGCGCCTCCTGGAGCGCGTCCCCGCTGACCGCCTCGGCGTCAGCGTCCGCGACCCCCGCAAGGCCCAGGACCTCGCCGACCGCGGCGTCCGTGTCCGGCAGGGCAGTTTCGACGACCCCGACTCGCTCATGCACGCCTTCGAAGGGGCCGAGCAGCTGCTCCTCGTCTCCCTCGACCGCACGGGCGAGGAGTGCGTCAGCGGCCACCGTGCTGCCGTCGACGCCGCCGTGAAGGCCAAGGTCGGCCGCATCCTCTACACCAGCCAGATGGGCGCTGCCCATGACTCCCGCTTCCAGGCCTGCCGGGACCACGCCAGGACCGAGGACCTGCTGCGCGCCACTGGCCTGCCCTGGACCGCGCTGCGCAACGGCTTCTACGCGGCCAGCGCCCTGCAGTTCCTGGAGTCCGCCCGCCACACCGGCGATATCGCCCTTCCCGCCGACGGCCCTGTCGCCTGGACCGGCCACGACGACCTCGCCGAGGCCACCACGGCGATCATCCTCGATGAGGGCCGCTTCGACGGGCCCACCCCGCCGCTCACCGGCCCGGCGGCGCTCGACTTCGACACCGTCGCCGAGATCGCGTCGCAGACCACCGGACGGCCCTTCACCCGCAGCGTCGTCCCAGACGACGCCTTCCGCGAGCAGGTCCTGGCACACGGCACCCCGGCCCCGATCGCCGACCTGATGCTGAGCATCTTCGGCGCGGCGCGGGATGGCGAGTTCAGCACGGTCGACTCGACGTTGGCCGAGCTGATTGGGCGGGAGCCTGCCGCCTTCCGCACCCAGTTGGAGCGCGCCTGGGCCGAATAG
- a CDS encoding isopenicillin N synthase family dioxygenase gives MVQSQVPVIDLGPWRSGGPDDRARTAARVDEALRAAGFLLVTGHGVDPALPARIREAARGFFRLPAQVKAPYAVAVGGRGWLGPGAEANSYAEGTASPPDLKESWSWAAEEPTGVPGVDAEWFRPNTWPAQAPALRPLVTEYLSLMRALSDELLELLATALGLDEDHFTRHTSHPTWGFNLNWYPGTEVVGRPLPGQFRIGAHTDFGTVTILDRQQGAGGLQIHTDADGWQDAPYDPAALTVNIGDLMARWTGDRWRAGRHRVLPPPADAPAEELISLVYFYECDPHTRVESLPAPVGRVVHDPVDSHTYLREKLRAISVTTEGTTTSG, from the coding sequence GTGGTGCAATCCCAGGTTCCCGTGATCGATCTCGGGCCGTGGCGGTCCGGTGGACCCGACGACCGCGCGCGTACGGCGGCCCGCGTCGACGAGGCGCTGCGGGCGGCGGGCTTCCTGCTGGTGACCGGCCACGGGGTGGACCCGGCGCTGCCCGCCAGGATCCGGGAGGCGGCGCGCGGCTTCTTCCGGCTGCCCGCCCAGGTGAAGGCGCCGTACGCGGTCGCCGTCGGCGGGCGGGGCTGGCTCGGCCCGGGCGCCGAGGCCAACAGCTACGCGGAAGGAACGGCGTCGCCGCCCGACCTGAAGGAGTCCTGGTCATGGGCCGCGGAGGAACCCACCGGTGTGCCCGGCGTGGACGCCGAATGGTTCCGCCCCAACACCTGGCCGGCACAGGCGCCCGCGCTGCGGCCGCTGGTGACCGAGTACCTGAGCCTGATGCGGGCCCTCTCCGACGAGCTGCTGGAACTGCTCGCCACGGCCCTCGGCCTCGACGAGGACCACTTCACGCGCCACACCTCCCACCCCACCTGGGGTTTCAACCTCAACTGGTACCCGGGCACCGAGGTCGTCGGCCGGCCGCTGCCAGGCCAGTTCCGCATCGGGGCGCACACCGACTTCGGCACGGTCACGATCCTCGACCGCCAGCAGGGCGCGGGCGGCCTGCAGATCCACACCGACGCCGACGGCTGGCAGGACGCCCCGTACGACCCGGCCGCACTCACGGTCAACATCGGTGACCTGATGGCCCGTTGGACGGGGGACCGATGGCGCGCGGGCCGCCACCGCGTACTGCCGCCGCCCGCCGACGCGCCGGCCGAGGAGCTGATCTCGCTCGTCTACTTCTACGAGTGCGATCCGCACACCCGCGTGGAGTCGCTGCCCGCCCCCGTAGGGCGCGTGGTGCACGACCCGGTCGACTCCCACACCTACCTGCGGGAGAAGCTCCGTGCCATCAGCGTCACCACCGAGGGGACTACGACTTCCGGGTGA
- a CDS encoding TetR/AcrR family transcriptional regulator gives MPTRDSTDNPRRRIVEAAVELLENGGPGAVSTRAVAAAAGMQPPAIYRLFGDKEGLLEAVAEHGYAQFLERKRAQLDPAPQDPVEELRRGWDVVVEFGVSRPELFAVMNRAIGLGSDAAHRSGLEILHGRVRRLAAGGWLRVDEELAAQIIQATGQGAVTTWHSTPADRRNPALLTVLRESMVAAVTRAEPAIPAAESGPAAAARALRAALPDDSDVLSDAEQRLLHEWLTRLAADGGAPRA, from the coding sequence ATGCCTACACGCGACTCAACCGACAACCCTCGGCGCCGCATCGTCGAGGCAGCCGTCGAGCTGCTGGAGAATGGCGGCCCTGGCGCGGTGAGCACCCGCGCGGTCGCCGCCGCGGCCGGAATGCAGCCGCCAGCGATCTACCGCCTCTTCGGCGACAAGGAGGGGCTCCTTGAGGCCGTCGCCGAGCACGGCTACGCGCAGTTCCTGGAGAGAAAGCGCGCGCAGCTCGACCCCGCCCCGCAGGACCCGGTGGAGGAGCTGCGTCGCGGCTGGGACGTGGTGGTCGAGTTCGGGGTCTCCCGCCCCGAGTTGTTCGCGGTGATGAACCGGGCCATCGGCCTGGGATCGGACGCAGCACACCGCTCGGGCTTGGAGATCCTCCATGGGCGGGTGCGTCGGCTGGCGGCCGGGGGATGGCTGCGGGTCGACGAGGAGCTGGCCGCCCAGATCATCCAGGCAACTGGCCAGGGCGCAGTCACCACCTGGCACTCCACGCCCGCGGACCGACGCAATCCAGCGCTGTTGACCGTCCTGCGTGAGTCCATGGTCGCGGCCGTCACTCGCGCCGAGCCGGCGATTCCCGCCGCGGAGTCCGGTCCCGCCGCGGCGGCCCGCGCGTTGCGCGCCGCCCTCCCCGACGACTCCGATGTCCTGAGCGACGCGGAGCAGCGCCTTCTGCATGAGTGGCTCACGCGCCTGGCGGCGGACGGTGGCGCTCCACGTGCCTGA
- a CDS encoding VOC family protein, whose product MARDLEAAQRFYAAVAGWRFRRARLGDAFSVAELDGVPVAGIGALASDLGVAVAWTPYFAVDDADTAVDRIRERTGTIAVGPVSFVSGGRAALAADPDGAVFGIWQGSVSAHWRVGKGPAPAWLELRTRNAFDAAIFYGAVLEWATGRSGCCEVSYEEDQVVLRQGGEPVARLNSGPVELASYSPHTRPRWHVHFRVPALRPAIEAAEALGGRAVSDITSNATERWVALRDPDGALFTLTTSLAADPG is encoded by the coding sequence ATGGCCCGCGACCTCGAGGCGGCGCAGCGCTTCTACGCCGCGGTCGCGGGCTGGAGGTTCCGGCGCGCCCGGCTCGGCGACGCCTTCTCCGTCGCCGAGCTGGACGGCGTCCCGGTGGCGGGCATCGGAGCGCTCGCCTCCGACCTGGGGGTCGCCGTGGCGTGGACCCCGTACTTCGCCGTCGACGACGCGGACACGGCGGTGGACCGGATCCGGGAGCGCACCGGCACCATCGCGGTCGGCCCGGTCTCCTTCGTCTCCGGCGGCCGCGCGGCGCTCGCCGCCGACCCCGACGGCGCCGTCTTCGGCATCTGGCAGGGCTCCGTCTCCGCCCACTGGCGGGTGGGCAAGGGCCCCGCGCCGGCCTGGCTGGAGCTGCGGACCAGGAACGCCTTCGACGCGGCGATCTTCTACGGCGCGGTGCTGGAGTGGGCCACCGGCCGCTCCGGCTGCTGCGAGGTCTCCTACGAGGAGGACCAGGTCGTCCTGCGGCAGGGCGGCGAGCCCGTCGCCCGCCTCAACAGCGGACCGGTCGAGCTCGCCTCCTACTCCCCGCACACCAGGCCGCGCTGGCACGTGCACTTCCGTGTCCCCGCGCTCCGCCCCGCCATCGAGGCCGCCGAGGCACTGGGCGGGCGGGCCGTCTCGGACATCACGTCGAACGCCACTGAGCGGTGGGTGGCGCTCCGTGACCCCGACGGAGCCCTCTTCACCCTGACGACGTCCCTCGCGGCGGACCCGGGCTGA
- a CDS encoding class II glutamine amidotransferase encodes MCRWLAYSGSPLTLDAVLYRPEHSLINQSLHARMGVESTNGDGFGIGWYSADGSGDGTPAVFRDIAPAWNNRNLRELAGHVRSPLFFAHVRASTGSAIQQTNCHPFRHGRWLWMHNGAIMDFQRLQRDLCMAVDPALFPSIEGSTDSEVMFYLAVTYGLDQDVPGAVARVAGLVERLGKEHGVPDPLQMTVAVSDGERLWAFRYSSEGHSRSLFYSSKADTVRHLHPELDFLSEVSDATRLVVSEPLGNLPGMWNELPEASYTVIPAVDGEDYLPFVPELP; translated from the coding sequence ATGTGTCGCTGGCTCGCCTACTCGGGTTCGCCCCTGACGCTCGACGCGGTGCTCTACCGTCCGGAGCATTCGCTCATCAACCAGAGCCTCCACGCGCGCATGGGCGTGGAGTCGACCAATGGTGACGGCTTCGGCATCGGCTGGTACAGCGCGGACGGCAGCGGTGACGGCACGCCTGCCGTCTTCCGGGACATCGCACCGGCGTGGAACAACCGCAACCTGCGCGAGCTGGCCGGGCACGTGCGCTCGCCGCTCTTCTTCGCGCACGTCCGGGCCTCCACGGGATCGGCGATCCAGCAGACCAACTGCCACCCCTTCCGGCACGGGCGGTGGCTGTGGATGCACAACGGCGCGATCATGGACTTCCAGCGCTTGCAGCGGGACCTCTGCATGGCCGTGGACCCGGCCCTCTTCCCGTCCATCGAAGGATCGACGGACTCCGAGGTGATGTTCTACCTCGCGGTCACCTACGGCCTCGACCAGGACGTGCCGGGCGCGGTCGCGCGGGTGGCGGGCCTGGTCGAGCGGCTCGGCAAGGAGCACGGTGTGCCCGACCCGCTCCAGATGACGGTGGCGGTGAGTGACGGCGAGCGGCTGTGGGCGTTCCGCTATTCCAGCGAGGGGCACTCGCGATCGCTGTTCTACAGCAGCAAGGCCGATACCGTCCGCCACCTCCACCCCGAGCTGGACTTCCTCAGCGAGGTCTCCGACGCGACCCGGCTCGTGGTCTCCGAGCCCCTGGGCAATCTCCCCGGGATGTGGAACGAACTGCCCGAGGCGAGCTACACGGTGATCCCCGCCGTCGACGGGGAGGACTACCTCCCTTTCGTCCCGGAGCTCCCGTGA